In Leptospira stimsonii, a single window of DNA contains:
- a CDS encoding N-acyl-D-amino-acid deacylase family protein produces MKTYDWIIKNGLFFDGTGAPPAIRHLGIREGKLIEISDSPLNEEASEKVCEARGRWVTPGFIDFHTHYDAEIEAAPSLSESLRHGVTTVTLGSCSLSLALGTPEDLADMFSRVEAIPRDQVLPLLQKKKTWNTLKEYTDHLNQLPLGPNVTSFVGHSSIRAYVMGLERSLSKNVKPTQEEMNRMKTLLQEGIDAGYLGLSINTLRWDKMDGTRFRSKPLPSTFASWSEFRSFNQILRKNGKIFQGVPNVSTKVNVLLFFWESIGVFRKKLKTTIISLMDPRSNRTLYLLVAGLARLINRFLGADFRFQALPEIFDLYADGVDVVVFEEFGAGTAAIHLADLVERKKLLLDKGYRKWFRKQWTNFFLPRVFHRDFNQATVVECPDSSLIGKTFYQISKQRKEHVVDTFLNLCAEYGNDIRWYTVIANDRPGPLKFIVSHPDVLIGFSDAGAHLRGMAHYNFPLRMLRLVNDAIREGKPFLTLEKAIWRLTGEIADWFGIDAGRLQKGSRADIVIINPEGLDNSVEEIHEAPLEELGGIVRLVRRNDKAVDAVFVNGILCVQKGNVLEDVGKKQGVGKFLSAR; encoded by the coding sequence ATGAAGACCTATGATTGGATTATAAAAAACGGCCTTTTTTTCGACGGAACGGGGGCTCCTCCTGCGATCCGGCACCTCGGAATTCGGGAGGGAAAGTTGATTGAAATCAGCGATTCTCCTTTGAACGAAGAGGCTTCGGAAAAGGTTTGCGAAGCGCGAGGACGTTGGGTCACTCCGGGTTTTATCGATTTTCACACACATTATGACGCGGAAATCGAAGCGGCGCCTTCTCTTTCGGAATCGCTTCGGCACGGAGTTACGACCGTCACGCTCGGAAGTTGCTCGTTGAGTCTCGCTCTGGGCACCCCGGAGGATTTGGCGGATATGTTCTCCCGAGTTGAGGCGATTCCCAGAGACCAAGTGCTTCCACTTTTACAAAAGAAAAAAACTTGGAACACTCTGAAAGAATACACGGATCACTTAAACCAATTACCCCTTGGACCGAATGTAACTTCCTTTGTTGGCCATTCTTCAATTCGCGCTTATGTTATGGGTCTAGAAAGGTCTTTGAGTAAAAACGTTAAACCGACTCAAGAAGAAATGAATCGGATGAAAACCCTTCTTCAAGAAGGAATCGATGCGGGATATCTTGGTCTTTCGATCAATACACTCCGCTGGGATAAAATGGATGGAACCCGTTTTCGAAGCAAACCCCTTCCCTCTACGTTTGCGTCTTGGTCTGAATTCAGAAGTTTTAATCAGATTCTTAGAAAGAATGGAAAAATCTTTCAAGGTGTGCCTAACGTTTCCACCAAAGTCAATGTCCTTTTATTTTTCTGGGAAAGTATTGGGGTCTTTCGTAAAAAATTAAAAACCACGATCATTTCTTTGATGGATCCGAGATCGAATCGAACTCTTTATCTTCTCGTCGCCGGTCTTGCGCGCCTGATCAATCGATTCTTAGGCGCCGACTTTCGCTTTCAGGCATTGCCTGAAATTTTCGACCTTTATGCAGACGGAGTCGACGTTGTCGTCTTTGAAGAATTCGGAGCGGGGACGGCCGCGATACACCTCGCAGATCTCGTAGAACGAAAGAAATTACTTCTCGATAAAGGTTATCGAAAGTGGTTTCGAAAACAATGGACCAATTTTTTTCTTCCGAGAGTTTTTCACCGCGACTTCAATCAGGCAACCGTTGTGGAATGTCCGGATTCTTCTCTAATTGGTAAAACATTTTATCAAATCTCGAAACAAAGAAAAGAACACGTCGTCGATACGTTTCTCAATCTCTGTGCGGAATATGGAAATGATATTCGGTGGTACACCGTCATCGCGAACGATAGACCGGGGCCTTTGAAATTCATCGTCAGTCACCCGGACGTCCTCATTGGATTTTCCGATGCCGGCGCGCATCTTCGCGGGATGGCTCATTACAACTTTCCTCTTCGTATGTTAAGACTCGTGAACGATGCGATACGAGAAGGCAAACCGTTCTTAACTTTGGAAAAAGCGATCTGGAGATTGACCGGTGAAATTGCGGATTGGTTTGGAATCGACGCCGGACGTCTCCAAAAAGGTTCTCGCGCCGATATCGTAATCATAAACCCGGAAGGTCTGGATAACTCCGTGGAAGAAATTCACGAAGCTCCTTTGGAAGAATTAGGTGGGATCGTTCGTTTAGTTAGAAGAAACGATAAAGCGGTCGATGCTGTTTTCGTAAACGGAATTCTCTGCGTTCAAAAAGGAAACGTTTTGGAAGATGTCGGAAAGAAACAAGGGGTGGGAAAATTTTTATCGGCTCGATGA
- a CDS encoding esterase/lipase family protein — MRKLSLLILMSFLLTGSLMASGGGSSSKPLTGSYPIVLSHGLFGWGTDSSGVINIVNYWGGMDTYLRNQGASVYAPTKTAAQSNETRGAELRDKINVYMAANGFTKVHVLGHSQGGLDSRYMISNLGMSGKISTLTTLNSPHRGSPIADIVSAVIPSWAKPFVSAVLGVVLQLVYGGGQQDAIKALNSLTTSGMATFNGYTPDKSGVKYYSYGSTITVPDLIQHPLMGILYPACWAGGVFNGQGGANDGLVPATSQKWGTWKGGPSYGILTTGIDHLEASNTLLSGQTWYDVEGYYLAMASNAKANQ; from the coding sequence ATGCGCAAATTAAGCTTATTGATCCTAATGAGTTTCCTTTTAACGGGTTCTTTAATGGCATCCGGCGGCGGGTCTTCTTCTAAGCCGTTAACCGGTTCGTATCCGATCGTACTTTCCCACGGTTTATTCGGTTGGGGAACTGATTCGAGTGGAGTCATCAATATCGTAAATTATTGGGGTGGAATGGACACATACTTGAGAAATCAAGGCGCGAGTGTTTATGCTCCTACTAAAACGGCCGCTCAGTCCAATGAGACAAGAGGCGCGGAATTAAGAGACAAAATCAACGTCTATATGGCCGCTAACGGATTTACTAAAGTCCACGTTCTCGGTCACTCACAAGGTGGTTTGGATAGCCGGTACATGATTTCCAACTTGGGCATGTCCGGAAAAATTTCCACTCTGACCACATTGAACTCTCCACACAGAGGAAGTCCAATTGCTGACATCGTAAGCGCAGTGATTCCAAGCTGGGCGAAACCTTTCGTTTCTGCGGTTCTTGGAGTTGTGCTTCAGTTGGTTTACGGCGGCGGACAACAAGACGCAATCAAGGCTTTGAACTCCCTGACTACCAGTGGAATGGCGACTTTCAACGGTTATACTCCTGATAAATCAGGTGTGAAATACTATTCTTACGGTTCTACCATCACCGTTCCGGATCTAATCCAACACCCACTGATGGGAATTCTTTATCCAGCTTGTTGGGCGGGTGGAGTTTTTAACGGACAAGGTGGAGCGAACGACGGACTCGTTCCTGCGACTTCCCAAAAATGGGGAACCTGGAAGGGCGGACCTTCTTACGGAATCCTCACTACTGGTATCGATCACCTCGAAGCTTCCAATACTCTGCTTTCCGGTCAAACCTGGTATGACGTAGAAGGTTATTACCTCGCAATGGCTTCCAATGCCAAAGCGAATCAATAG
- a CDS encoding 2-dehydropantoate 2-reductase, with the protein MKPSFAILGSGSIGTYLGCKLLAAGNSVTLYGRERIQNELKTFGAKITDFSGNEILLPPGAIPFTTSLQGVADADVFLVTVKSKDTKDIARELGGILEKRQKKHSLSNALPIVISFQNGVRNAEVLKEGLKNLPVEVLAGMVPFNVVSKGNGHFHKGTSGNLVVENSRSGRVIVSILNRAGLSANTHKNIVGVLWGKLIFNLNNSLNALSGLTLKTEISKPGYRKILSKLMKESLEILRLAEIQPVRSGKMIPGLAPFILTLPDFLFFRIASGMVKIDPEARSSMWEDLVQKRPTEIDSLNGELIKLADVMGHPAPLNREVVRLIKDAETNPKILNLSAEELAQKMKITLD; encoded by the coding sequence ATGAAACCTTCGTTCGCAATTTTAGGTTCCGGAAGCATTGGTACCTACCTCGGTTGTAAATTGCTGGCCGCAGGCAATTCAGTGACTCTTTACGGTCGAGAAAGAATTCAGAATGAATTGAAAACTTTTGGAGCAAAGATCACAGATTTCTCAGGCAATGAAATTCTTCTTCCTCCCGGTGCGATTCCGTTTACGACTTCTCTACAAGGTGTTGCGGATGCCGATGTTTTCTTGGTTACGGTCAAGTCCAAGGACACAAAGGATATCGCACGAGAACTCGGCGGGATCCTTGAGAAGAGACAAAAGAAACATTCTCTTTCGAATGCGCTTCCCATCGTAATCAGCTTTCAAAACGGAGTGAGAAACGCAGAGGTTTTGAAGGAAGGTTTAAAAAATCTTCCAGTGGAAGTCTTGGCGGGAATGGTTCCCTTTAACGTCGTTTCCAAGGGAAACGGCCACTTTCATAAAGGAACGAGCGGTAATCTTGTGGTCGAAAATTCTCGTTCCGGTCGTGTCATTGTTTCCATTTTAAATCGAGCCGGCCTTTCGGCGAACACGCATAAAAATATCGTCGGCGTTCTCTGGGGAAAACTCATCTTTAACCTAAATAATTCTTTGAATGCGCTTTCAGGGCTCACCCTAAAAACCGAAATTTCAAAACCGGGTTATCGCAAGATTCTCTCGAAGCTCATGAAGGAATCTCTTGAAATCCTGAGACTTGCTGAAATTCAACCGGTACGTTCAGGAAAAATGATTCCTGGTTTGGCGCCCTTCATATTAACTCTTCCCGATTTTCTTTTTTTTAGAATCGCTTCCGGAATGGTGAAGATTGATCCGGAGGCGCGTTCTTCTATGTGGGAGGATTTGGTGCAAAAACGACCGACTGAGATCGATTCTCTCAATGGAGAATTGATCAAATTGGCCGACGTGATGGGGCATCCTGCACCTCTCAATCGTGAGGTAGTCCGATTGATTAAGGATGCGGAGACGAATCCGAAGATTCTAAACTTGAGTGCGGAAGAACTCGCGCAAAAAATGAAAATTACATTGGATTAG
- a CDS encoding DUF2062 domain-containing protein produces the protein MIKAVYRLIHQQIILPFQQSHAPVKEVCLGTSIGLFWSLTPLIGIQMYLGLITWILLRIVGIRFYMPIAIAMIWITNPVTLPFFYYVFYVTGAFAYSILGWNMAFMSFDRILEVINHSSSMELYDGLKYWSSFLINDMGAPMFLGGFLIGIPSAFAGYPITKSLLNGFREKQAAKEGLSLKEWEEKYIRKEVERNKSIWNILKS, from the coding sequence ATGATAAAAGCAGTTTATAGACTCATACACCAACAGATCATCCTTCCCTTTCAACAATCTCACGCTCCGGTAAAGGAAGTCTGCTTAGGAACTTCGATCGGACTTTTTTGGTCTCTCACTCCTCTGATCGGAATTCAAATGTATCTTGGACTAATCACTTGGATACTTCTTCGAATCGTAGGCATCCGTTTTTATATGCCGATCGCAATCGCTATGATTTGGATTACGAATCCGGTCACGCTTCCATTTTTCTATTACGTCTTCTATGTCACAGGAGCGTTCGCCTACAGCATTCTCGGTTGGAATATGGCTTTTATGAGTTTTGATCGTATCTTAGAAGTGATCAATCATTCCAGTTCGATGGAATTATACGATGGCTTAAAATACTGGAGTTCATTTTTGATAAACGACATGGGTGCGCCGATGTTCCTGGGAGGGTTTTTAATAGGAATTCCTTCCGCATTCGCCGGATATCCGATCACAAAATCGTTACTAAACGGATTTCGCGAAAAACAGGCCGCAAAAGAAGGACTTAGTCTTAAAGAATGGGAAGAAAAATACATCCGCAAAGAAGTCGAAAGAAATAAATCAATTTGGAATATTCTAAAAAGCTAA
- a CDS encoding tetratricopeptide repeat protein, whose protein sequence is MKKIISHFSIFLQFSFITTLLFFLFSNCNKKDSISILEIRDLTEKDNLVEALQKAEETLKQKGDTAELLYVRGWIRYLQKNQDGAQKDFTKCLSLDPKSLDCKRGLGLVFESNKEYKEAEKTFQEALVIAKEKGPDHEAILHENLGSLYLRQNLRKQSLSEFQNSISLSDKGDAYYGFSLCLIMEGNSEGAITSLEKGVTKAFRGKALKSESHFLLSKFYFEKRKDPVKAEEEIKKAISIFPLHKEYLNALQTYTKERIKGEL, encoded by the coding sequence ATGAAAAAAATAATTTCACACTTTAGTATTTTCCTACAGTTTTCGTTTATTACAACTTTATTATTCTTCTTGTTTTCGAACTGCAATAAAAAGGACTCGATTTCGATTTTAGAAATTCGAGACCTCACCGAAAAAGACAATCTCGTCGAAGCGCTCCAAAAGGCAGAAGAAACCTTAAAACAAAAAGGCGACACTGCGGAGCTTCTCTATGTTCGAGGTTGGATTCGTTATCTCCAAAAAAATCAGGACGGCGCGCAGAAAGATTTTACCAAGTGTCTTTCCTTGGATCCTAAATCATTGGATTGCAAACGCGGGTTAGGACTCGTCTTCGAATCCAATAAAGAATACAAAGAGGCTGAAAAAACCTTTCAAGAAGCGCTCGTGATAGCAAAGGAAAAGGGACCCGACCACGAAGCGATTCTTCATGAGAATTTAGGAAGTCTTTATCTTCGACAAAATCTGAGGAAACAAAGTCTCAGCGAATTTCAAAACTCAATATCCCTTTCCGATAAAGGAGACGCGTATTACGGATTTAGTCTTTGTCTCATCATGGAAGGAAATTCGGAAGGTGCGATCACCTCCTTGGAAAAAGGAGTTACCAAAGCTTTCCGAGGCAAGGCCCTTAAATCGGAATCCCACTTTTTGTTATCTAAATTTTATTTTGAAAAAAGAAAAGATCCGGTCAAAGCTGAAGAAGAAATCAAAAAGGCGATCTCGATTTTTCCCCTCCATAAAGAATATCTGAACGCTTTACAAACTTATACAAAGGAAAGAATCAAAGGTGAACTTTGA
- the rssA gene encoding patatin-like phospholipase RssA translates to MKKDKKRIVGLALGSGSARGWSHIGVIRVLESYGWKPDIICGTSIGSIVGAFYAAGKLDRLEEWVQTLEWKDILGFMDISFGGGLISGKKLFDFFEKEFKDLNFEHLEKKFGAIATDIDNGAEIWLREGSVPQAVRASISLPGIFSPVKREQRWLVDGGLVNPVPVSLCKAMGAEFVIAVDLNQDLLDRKDSPEEGIEKENNRKSFMSRFWGKDLDENLQKEKDEKPGMIEVMSKSINVMQIRITRSRMAGDPPDLIIAPRLRNIGLMEFHRAKECIEEGKKSAELVASFLESQL, encoded by the coding sequence TTGAAAAAGGATAAAAAAAGAATCGTCGGCCTGGCCCTGGGAAGCGGTTCGGCACGGGGATGGTCGCATATCGGCGTTATACGAGTCTTGGAATCCTACGGTTGGAAACCGGATATCATCTGCGGGACTTCCATCGGATCTATCGTAGGAGCGTTCTACGCCGCGGGAAAGCTGGATCGACTGGAAGAATGGGTCCAAACCTTGGAATGGAAAGATATTTTAGGATTTATGGACATTTCTTTCGGAGGCGGTTTGATTAGCGGAAAGAAACTCTTCGATTTTTTTGAAAAAGAATTCAAAGATCTCAACTTTGAGCACTTAGAAAAAAAATTCGGAGCCATTGCTACGGACATAGACAACGGAGCGGAGATTTGGCTACGAGAAGGTTCTGTTCCACAAGCGGTTCGCGCTTCCATTTCCCTCCCCGGAATTTTTTCCCCCGTAAAAAGAGAGCAACGTTGGTTAGTCGACGGAGGACTTGTAAATCCCGTTCCCGTTTCTCTTTGTAAGGCGATGGGCGCGGAATTCGTAATCGCAGTCGATCTCAATCAAGATCTTCTGGATCGGAAGGATTCTCCGGAGGAAGGGATTGAAAAGGAAAACAATCGAAAATCTTTCATGTCCCGTTTCTGGGGAAAGGATTTGGATGAGAATCTCCAAAAGGAAAAGGATGAAAAGCCGGGAATGATCGAAGTGATGTCGAAGAGCATCAACGTTATGCAGATTAGAATCACACGAAGCAGAATGGCAGGAGATCCTCCGGATCTAATCATAGCACCTAGACTCAGAAACATAGGTCTTATGGAATTCCATCGGGCGAAAGAATGTATTGAAGAGGGAAAAAAATCCGCGGAATTGGTCGCAAGTTTTTTAGAAAGTCAGCTCTGA
- a CDS encoding SpoIIE family protein phosphatase yields MQFSKIFFFLIGPFALIILVMISSPWQAGDGLKAYQGKIDLRGIQDPNFGMTKLNGEWEFNWLQEPDDHIENLSKGYISVPGSWTNESKNHQAFPKFGYATYRLRVLLPEVWKHKILSVSLGSVSSAYRVKINGEVIGEGGTPGLTAETTVPRIEPRDFLFAADDGEAQIEIFISNFTSTIPGILLPVSIGPADSASVSRAITLFFDIFSFSSLLIMGIYHIFQYLYLRSSVSPLYFGMYSLVICLRTSLINSKIIMLFFPEVPWSWINKINHLTLSVSVPFFLLFFSSVFAPYVNRKFINAGVIFSILFSIVTLFGDMQFNNQNISIYHYFILIIIFYLFYTILKIDFEKERNYTYILYGSGILFIAVLVDLFYARVLKTGSIQTSHYALVFFVFLQSLLLASERSRKFAETRELALNLRTSNLELFEMKEQLVQKIEDRTRVLNDNIIQINRELEIAQNVQRKILTPLDRTISGIRFFYEYMPLEKVGGDFLDVSEILPGRIRVMIADAVGHGVQASLMTMALKTEYEELKNLENPAQILKELNFRFLKKFDSLESIFPCLIGDIDIEKEEFTYASAGHPDQILQMPNEFPSLIHKTGPILGLFESLEIASKTIPFPTGSRLLLFSDGLIENRMKDSLNTKQYNMELITKCLHEGRENSLNTLIQEIIKIEELTRGDNPRYDDITVIAVESYPTKKG; encoded by the coding sequence ATGCAATTTTCAAAAATATTTTTTTTCCTAATTGGTCCGTTCGCTTTGATCATCCTGGTAATGATTTCCTCTCCTTGGCAGGCCGGTGACGGACTTAAGGCCTATCAAGGTAAGATCGATTTGAGAGGAATCCAAGATCCGAATTTCGGAATGACCAAACTGAATGGGGAATGGGAATTCAATTGGCTTCAAGAACCGGACGATCACATCGAAAATCTCTCCAAAGGATACATCAGCGTTCCCGGTTCTTGGACGAATGAAAGTAAAAATCATCAAGCGTTTCCAAAATTCGGCTATGCCACCTATCGACTCAGAGTGCTTCTTCCCGAAGTCTGGAAACACAAGATACTTTCCGTTTCTCTGGGAAGTGTGTCGTCAGCCTATCGCGTTAAGATAAACGGGGAGGTCATCGGTGAAGGTGGTACGCCGGGATTGACCGCGGAAACCACGGTTCCGAGAATCGAACCGAGGGATTTCTTATTTGCCGCTGACGACGGCGAAGCTCAGATCGAAATTTTTATCTCCAATTTTACCTCGACGATCCCCGGAATTCTTCTACCCGTGTCGATCGGCCCGGCCGATTCTGCGAGCGTTTCGAGAGCGATCACACTTTTCTTCGATATCTTCTCGTTTAGTAGTCTTCTGATCATGGGGATCTATCACATCTTCCAGTATCTTTATCTAAGAAGTAGCGTATCTCCGTTGTATTTCGGAATGTACAGTTTGGTGATTTGTCTCAGAACTTCCCTAATCAATTCAAAAATCATTATGCTCTTCTTTCCGGAAGTTCCCTGGTCTTGGATCAATAAGATCAATCACTTGACGTTATCCGTGAGTGTTCCGTTTTTCCTTTTGTTTTTCAGTTCCGTTTTCGCGCCTTACGTCAACCGAAAGTTCATCAATGCGGGAGTGATCTTCTCGATCCTTTTTTCGATCGTGACTTTATTCGGGGATATGCAATTCAACAATCAGAATATTTCGATCTATCATTACTTTATTCTAATCATCATATTCTATCTTTTTTATACGATTCTAAAGATCGATTTCGAGAAAGAAAGAAATTATACTTATATCCTTTACGGTTCTGGAATATTGTTTATCGCCGTGTTAGTGGATCTTTTTTACGCCCGTGTTTTGAAAACCGGAAGTATTCAAACTTCGCACTACGCCTTGGTGTTCTTCGTTTTTCTTCAGTCGCTTTTGTTGGCGTCTGAGCGATCTCGCAAGTTTGCTGAAACAAGGGAATTGGCGCTCAACCTAAGAACTTCGAACTTAGAATTGTTCGAAATGAAGGAACAACTCGTTCAAAAGATCGAAGATCGAACCAGAGTTCTCAACGACAACATCATCCAGATCAATCGAGAATTGGAAATCGCGCAAAACGTTCAAAGGAAGATTCTAACGCCTCTAGATCGAACGATTTCAGGAATTCGATTTTTTTACGAGTATATGCCTCTGGAAAAAGTGGGCGGCGACTTTTTAGACGTTTCCGAAATTCTTCCCGGAAGAATTCGAGTGATGATTGCGGACGCAGTAGGACACGGCGTCCAGGCCTCTTTGATGACGATGGCCTTAAAGACGGAATACGAAGAACTTAAGAATCTGGAGAATCCGGCCCAGATTCTCAAAGAATTGAACTTTCGCTTTTTGAAAAAATTCGATTCTTTGGAAAGTATTTTCCCATGTTTGATCGGGGATATCGACATTGAAAAAGAAGAATTCACTTACGCGTCTGCGGGTCATCCGGATCAAATTTTACAGATGCCGAACGAGTTTCCATCGTTGATTCATAAGACCGGTCCGATCCTGGGTTTGTTTGAATCGCTCGAAATCGCTTCGAAGACGATTCCGTTTCCGACCGGATCGCGTCTTTTGTTGTTCTCCGACGGACTTATCGAAAATCGTATGAAGGATTCCTTAAATACCAAACAATACAATATGGAATTGATTACGAAATGTCTTCACGAAGGAAGAGAGAATAGTCTGAATACTTTGATTCAAGAGATCATAAAAATAGAGGAATTGACGAGAGGAGACAATCCACGTTACGACGATATCACCGTCATAGCCGTGGAATCGTATCCAACGAAAAAAGGTTAA
- a CDS encoding MaoC family dehydratase — MSKIDFDKIEVGYELPPLKTDVITHANLVRYAGASGDFNPIHNDPDFARKTGLDGTIAHGMYVMAQLGKLCTSWADQKQIREFGVTFKNMTKPGQKLTCTGKVKRKKEENGEKLITVSLEAADDSGEVKCSGELVVVA; from the coding sequence ATGAGTAAGATTGATTTTGATAAAATTGAAGTCGGATACGAACTTCCTCCTCTCAAAACGGACGTGATCACACACGCGAATCTCGTACGTTATGCGGGAGCATCCGGAGATTTTAATCCGATTCACAATGATCCCGACTTCGCGCGCAAGACAGGCCTGGACGGAACAATCGCACACGGAATGTATGTGATGGCTCAACTCGGAAAACTCTGCACTTCCTGGGCGGATCAGAAACAAATCCGCGAATTCGGAGTTACATTTAAGAATATGACCAAACCCGGTCAAAAGCTTACTTGTACCGGAAAGGTAAAAAGAAAGAAGGAAGAAAACGGCGAAAAGCTGATTACGGTTTCGCTAGAAGCGGCCGACGATTCCGGAGAAGTAAAATGCTCCGGTGAACTCGTGGTTGTCGCTTAA
- a CDS encoding FAS1-like dehydratase domain-containing protein — protein sequence MSVKGISKDLIGTKLDRYEFDVEKGKIREFCQAIGETNPIHFDLEAAKKAGYEDIPAPPTFATVIQFWGYPKIWQDMENMGVDTSRVLHLKEKYTYLKPILPGRISSQGECINVTVGKMDTMTFKTTIRNAKGESLVEAEMSIFIRKPEA from the coding sequence ATGTCAGTAAAAGGAATATCCAAAGACCTGATCGGAACCAAGCTGGATCGCTACGAATTCGACGTAGAGAAAGGAAAGATCCGCGAGTTCTGTCAGGCGATCGGGGAAACCAACCCGATCCATTTCGATTTAGAAGCCGCTAAGAAAGCGGGATACGAAGACATCCCTGCTCCTCCAACTTTTGCAACCGTGATTCAGTTCTGGGGTTATCCAAAGATTTGGCAAGATATGGAAAACATGGGAGTCGATACGTCTCGGGTTCTTCACCTCAAAGAAAAATATACGTATCTCAAACCCATTCTTCCCGGAAGAATCTCTTCTCAAGGAGAATGTATAAACGTTACTGTCGGAAAGATGGATACGATGACTTTCAAAACTACGATTCGAAACGCGAAAGGCGAATCTCTTGTAGAAGCGGAAATGTCGATTTTCATCAGAAAACCGGAGGCTTGA
- a CDS encoding alpha/beta hydrolase has protein sequence MSWSNSYNLQDDTFAGSGGSKIFYRTYQPKEGRKGNRVLVVQHGIGEHSGRYEFLVEALAGTGTALYLIDSRGHGRSEGKRGAIDSFSDFLTDLDKLISIAKEKEKVPKVTLLGHSMGAAIVTLYAEEGTNQGNLNALIVSALPIRAKMDFSLKIKKGIAPFISEILPNLTLPTGLDVNALSRDKAVVEAYKKDPLVHGMASSYLGNMLLNSEAPILGNAGKIKIPIYIFHGKDDAIAIYTGSEAFFEVVGSSDKTLKIYDGLYHETMNERLEDRTKVLSDLKKWFDAHSS, from the coding sequence ATGTCATGGAGTAATTCTTACAATCTACAGGATGATACTTTCGCAGGAAGCGGAGGGTCAAAAATTTTTTACCGCACCTATCAACCCAAGGAAGGGAGAAAGGGAAATCGGGTTCTCGTCGTTCAGCACGGAATCGGAGAACACAGCGGTCGTTATGAATTTTTAGTAGAGGCTCTGGCCGGAACCGGAACCGCCCTTTACTTAATCGATTCTCGAGGACATGGAAGATCCGAAGGAAAAAGAGGCGCCATCGATTCTTTCTCGGACTTTCTTACCGACTTGGACAAACTCATTTCGATCGCAAAGGAAAAAGAGAAAGTTCCTAAGGTGACTCTTTTGGGTCATTCTATGGGAGCCGCGATCGTTACCCTTTATGCGGAAGAAGGAACCAATCAAGGAAATCTCAACGCATTGATCGTCTCTGCTCTTCCAATTCGAGCAAAGATGGATTTCAGCCTAAAGATCAAAAAGGGAATCGCACCTTTCATTTCCGAAATCTTGCCGAATCTCACTTTGCCAACGGGTTTAGATGTGAACGCGTTGAGCCGCGACAAAGCCGTGGTGGAAGCCTATAAAAAAGATCCGCTGGTTCACGGAATGGCTTCGAGCTATCTGGGGAACATGCTTCTCAACTCGGAAGCCCCGATCCTCGGAAACGCCGGAAAAATCAAAATCCCGATTTATATCTTTCACGGAAAAGACGATGCAATCGCGATTTACACCGGAAGCGAGGCTTTCTTTGAAGTGGTAGGTTCTTCCGATAAGACTTTGAAAATTTACGACGGTCTTTATCACGAAACTATGAACGAACGTTTAGAAGATAGAACCAAGGTTCTTTCCGATCTCAAAAAATGGTTTGATGCTCATTCCAGCTAA